In Geobacillus kaustophilus, a genomic segment contains:
- a CDS encoding S1 domain-containing RNA-binding protein — MSIEVGSKLQGKVTGITKFGAFVELPEGVTGLVHISEVADNYVKDIHDHLKVGDMVYVKVINVGQDGKIGLSIRKAKDTPSSQRPRHRTNDRSAADSLEQKISRFLKESEDRLASLRRHTESKRGGRGARRG, encoded by the coding sequence GCAAGGTCACGGGCATTACAAAATTTGGGGCGTTTGTGGAGCTGCCGGAGGGGGTCACAGGACTCGTTCACATTAGCGAGGTAGCCGATAACTATGTCAAAGACATCCACGATCATCTGAAAGTCGGCGATATGGTGTATGTTAAAGTCATCAACGTCGGTCAAGATGGAAAAATTGGTTTATCCATTCGCAAAGCAAAAGATACGCCTTCTTCGCAGCGGCCGCGCCATCGGACAAACGACCGCTCCGCGGCGGACAGCTTAGAACAAAAAATCAGCCGATTCTTAAAAGAGAGTGAAGACCGATTGGCATCGCTGCGCCGTCATACGGAGTCGAAGCGGGGAGGTCGTGGGGCGAGACGAGGGTAA
- the spoIIE gene encoding stage II sporulation protein E, with product MERVERGTVRRSISEVPIHDTQATVSRWMRHVKLRLGHLFIHQGFLLLLVGFLLGRALILSKLTPFALPFFVSVYMLRRDKAAFALISLLAGALTLSLDVALFVGVSIFGFLFIYGWVRRVISESLKIVPFVVFVLSLSAKWLISYYWLGERSVYGAAMAVVEAGLSLVLTLIFMQSIPLLTVQKHKHALRAEEIISLIILLASMLTGMIGWAVYGLSLEHVMSRYLVLLFAFVAGAATGSTVGVVTGLVLSLANVGNLSEMSLLAFAGLLGGLLREGKKLGVAFGLLVATLLLGLYGEGKSELVPTLLESGIAIMLFFGTSRSLTEKIAKYIPGTAEYINEQQQYVRKIRDMTVQRVSQFSNVFQALAESFSPEPLPDANEYSDREVDYFLSDITEKTCQTCFKKTQCWADNFRTTYVYMKQMMGEADEKTLSQNHQLLREWERYCVKAGKVVDAIEKEMVAYQANRKLKRQIHESRKLVAEQLLGVSQVMDDFAKEMQKEQENHYLQEEQIYHALQEFGIEVGHVDIYSLEKGNIDIEMSIPYCEGRGECEKLIAPMLSDILGETIVVKREECAVYPNGYCRVAFGSTKAFVVETGVAFAAKGGGFISGDSYATIELATGKYAVAISDGMGNGERAHDESRETLRLLQKILQTGMDESIAIKSINSILALRTTEDMYATLDLAIIDLQNAATKFLKIGSTPSFIKRGDKVMKVEASNLPMGIIKEVEFDVVTEQLKSGDLLIMMSDGVFEGPMNVENHDVWMKRKIQELKTNDPQEVADLIMEEVIRQCGGEIEDDMTVVVAKVRHNTPKWATIPTYMYMKKAQ from the coding sequence ATGGAAAGAGTAGAAAGAGGGACGGTGCGCCGCAGCATTTCGGAAGTGCCGATTCATGACACGCAAGCAACGGTGTCGCGCTGGATGCGCCATGTGAAGCTGCGCCTTGGTCATCTGTTCATCCATCAAGGCTTTTTGCTTCTTCTTGTCGGCTTTTTGCTTGGACGAGCGTTGATTTTATCGAAGCTGACCCCGTTCGCTTTGCCATTTTTCGTTTCGGTCTATATGCTGCGCCGCGACAAGGCCGCTTTTGCGTTGATCTCGCTGTTGGCCGGTGCTTTGACGCTGTCGCTTGATGTGGCGCTGTTTGTCGGCGTTTCCATTTTTGGCTTTCTCTTTATTTACGGATGGGTGCGGAGGGTGATCAGTGAGTCACTGAAAATCGTTCCATTTGTTGTGTTTGTGCTGTCTCTTTCCGCCAAATGGCTGATCTCCTATTATTGGCTCGGAGAGCGGTCGGTCTACGGCGCCGCCATGGCGGTCGTCGAAGCCGGGTTGTCGCTTGTATTGACCTTGATTTTTATGCAAAGCATCCCATTGTTGACAGTGCAGAAGCATAAACATGCGTTGCGAGCGGAAGAGATCATTTCGTTGATCATTTTGCTCGCCTCGATGTTGACCGGGATGATCGGCTGGGCTGTGTACGGTTTGTCGCTTGAGCATGTGATGTCACGCTACCTCGTTTTGTTGTTCGCGTTTGTCGCCGGGGCGGCGACCGGTTCCACCGTCGGCGTTGTCACCGGGCTTGTACTGAGCTTGGCAAATGTCGGCAACTTGTCGGAAATGAGCTTGCTTGCTTTCGCCGGGCTGCTTGGCGGGTTGCTGAGGGAAGGGAAAAAACTTGGGGTGGCGTTCGGCCTCCTCGTCGCGACGCTGCTGCTTGGTTTATACGGCGAAGGGAAGAGTGAGCTTGTGCCGACGTTGCTTGAATCCGGCATCGCCATTATGCTGTTTTTTGGTACATCCCGTTCGCTGACGGAGAAAATCGCCAAATACATTCCCGGCACGGCAGAATATATAAATGAGCAACAACAATACGTCCGGAAAATCCGTGATATGACGGTGCAACGCGTCTCGCAGTTTTCCAACGTCTTTCAAGCGCTGGCGGAAAGCTTTTCGCCCGAACCGCTTCCGGATGCCAATGAATACAGCGACCGTGAAGTCGACTATTTTTTGAGCGACATCACGGAAAAAACGTGCCAAACGTGCTTTAAGAAGACGCAATGCTGGGCGGACAACTTTCGTACAACCTATGTGTATATGAAACAAATGATGGGCGAGGCGGACGAAAAAACATTGTCGCAAAACCATCAGTTGCTGCGCGAGTGGGAGCGGTATTGCGTCAAGGCCGGCAAAGTCGTCGACGCGATTGAAAAAGAGATGGTTGCTTATCAAGCAAACCGCAAGCTCAAACGGCAAATCCACGAAAGCCGGAAGCTTGTCGCTGAACAGCTGTTGGGCGTTTCGCAAGTGATGGACGATTTCGCCAAAGAAATGCAGAAAGAACAGGAAAATCATTATTTGCAGGAGGAACAAATTTACCATGCGCTGCAAGAGTTTGGCATCGAAGTGGGCCATGTCGACATTTACAGTTTGGAAAAAGGAAATATCGATATTGAAATGAGCATTCCTTACTGCGAAGGGCGGGGTGAGTGCGAAAAACTGATCGCCCCGATGCTGTCAGATATTTTAGGAGAGACGATCGTCGTCAAGCGCGAAGAGTGCGCCGTCTACCCGAACGGCTACTGCCGCGTCGCCTTCGGCTCGACGAAAGCGTTCGTCGTCGAAACGGGCGTCGCGTTTGCCGCCAAAGGAGGGGGGTTCATTTCTGGCGACAGTTATGCAACGATTGAACTTGCCACCGGCAAGTACGCCGTTGCCATCAGCGATGGCATGGGCAATGGGGAGCGGGCGCATGACGAAAGCCGCGAGACGCTGCGCCTGTTGCAAAAGATTTTGCAGACGGGAATGGACGAGTCGATTGCCATCAAATCGATCAATTCGATTTTGGCATTGCGGACGACAGAAGACATGTATGCGACGCTCGATTTGGCCATCATCGATTTGCAAAACGCGGCGACGAAGTTTTTGAAAATCGGATCGACGCCAAGCTTTATTAAGCGCGGTGACAAGGTGATGAAAGTGGAAGCGAGCAACTTGCCGATGGGCATCATTAAAGAAGTGGAATTTGACGTTGTCACCGAGCAGCTGAAATCGGGCGACTTGCTCATTATGATGAGCGATGGTGTGTTTGAAGGGCCGATGAACGTCGAAAACCATGATGTTTGGATGAAGCGGAAAATTCAAGAATTAAAGACGAACGACCCGCAGGAAGTCGCCGATTTGATCATGGAGGAAGTGATCCGCCAATGCGGCGGCGAGATTGAAGACGATATGACCGTCGTTGTCGCCAAAGTGCGGCACAATACGCCGAAATGGGCGACGATTCCGACATACATGTATATGAAAAAGGCGCAATAG
- a CDS encoding VWA domain-containing protein — translation MRKGTLRQILLITDGCSNHGEDPAAMAALAREQGITVNVIGILDQGAMDENGRREIEAIAAAGGGMSQVVYAKQLSQTVQMVTRQAMTQTLQGLVNRELKQIFGSDVSLEDLPPDKRGQVMEVVDELGETVALDVLILIDTSGSMKTKLPTVKEALIDLSLSLNARMGENRFSVFIFPGKRTHAEKMIDWTPRIEELSTIFSKLASGGLTPTGPALGEAIAYFERKRSLRSWIGDGDEPYIEESSL, via the coding sequence GTGCGAAAGGGAACGTTGCGGCAAATTTTGCTCATTACCGATGGCTGCTCCAACCATGGTGAGGACCCAGCCGCCATGGCAGCGCTGGCTCGCGAGCAAGGCATTACGGTGAACGTGATCGGCATCTTGGACCAAGGCGCGATGGATGAAAACGGACGGCGGGAAATTGAAGCGATCGCCGCGGCTGGCGGCGGGATGAGCCAAGTCGTGTACGCGAAACAGCTGTCGCAAACCGTGCAAATGGTGACGCGCCAAGCGATGACTCAGACGTTGCAAGGGCTCGTCAATCGCGAGTTGAAACAAATCTTTGGTTCTGACGTTTCGCTTGAGGACTTGCCGCCGGACAAGCGCGGCCAAGTGATGGAAGTTGTCGATGAACTCGGGGAAACGGTTGCCCTTGATGTGCTCATTTTAATCGATACGAGCGGGAGCATGAAAACAAAACTGCCGACCGTCAAAGAGGCGCTCATCGATTTATCGCTCAGCTTAAATGCGCGCATGGGCGAAAACCGCTTTTCGGTGTTCATCTTCCCGGGAAAACGGACGCACGCCGAAAAAATGATCGACTGGACGCCAAGGATTGAAGAGTTGTCCACCATCTTTTCGAAATTGGCGTCGGGCGGGCTGACGCCGACCGGACCGGCGCTCGGCGAGGCAATCGCCTATTTTGAGCGTAAACGGTCGTTAAGGAGCTGGATCGGCGATGGCGATGAGCCATACATCGAAGAATCGTCTTTGTAA
- a CDS encoding serine/threonine protein kinase: MAMSHTSKNRLCNLPPGTVITGKWHGHSYRLLRRLGNGANGVVYLAENGRTRVAVKLSDDYASLTSEMNILRRFAKVQGAALGPSLLEADDWQSPFARETIPFYVMEYIEGENFAAFIRRRGKEWAPVLVMQLLSVLDRLHQEGWVFGDLKPDNLIVTGSPPSVRLLDVGGTTLQGRAVKEFTELYDRGYWGLGSRKAEPSYDLFAAAMVMISSCCPGPIEKKGDGRAQLLSIIETDRFLTRYKEVLQKALDGRYRKAADMRRDLLAASSRHTSAKNERKAVPSRRSGRQVKRRRQARGIVETVVIAAALLGAYAFYIYWQLAM, from the coding sequence ATGGCGATGAGCCATACATCGAAGAATCGTCTTTGTAATTTGCCGCCTGGTACGGTCATCACTGGGAAATGGCACGGCCATTCCTACCGGCTGCTGCGGCGGCTTGGCAACGGGGCGAACGGCGTTGTCTATTTGGCGGAGAACGGCCGGACTCGCGTCGCCGTCAAGTTGAGCGATGACTATGCGTCATTGACATCGGAAATGAATATATTGCGCCGTTTTGCTAAGGTCCAGGGAGCCGCCCTCGGGCCTTCTTTGCTGGAAGCCGATGACTGGCAAAGCCCGTTTGCGCGGGAGACGATCCCGTTTTATGTGATGGAGTATATTGAAGGGGAGAATTTCGCTGCTTTCATCCGCCGCCGGGGAAAAGAGTGGGCGCCCGTGCTCGTGATGCAGCTGTTGTCGGTGCTTGATCGGCTTCATCAAGAAGGATGGGTATTTGGGGATTTAAAGCCGGATAATTTGATTGTTACCGGGTCGCCGCCGTCGGTTCGGTTGCTTGATGTGGGCGGGACGACGCTGCAAGGAAGGGCGGTAAAAGAGTTTACTGAGCTGTATGACCGCGGCTATTGGGGGCTTGGATCGCGCAAAGCGGAGCCATCTTACGACTTGTTTGCGGCGGCGATGGTGATGATTTCTTCTTGCTGCCCGGGGCCGATTGAGAAAAAGGGGGACGGTCGGGCGCAACTGTTGTCCATCATCGAAACGGACCGCTTTTTAACCCGATACAAGGAGGTGTTGCAAAAGGCGCTTGACGGCCGATATCGAAAGGCGGCCGATATGCGTCGCGACTTATTGGCCGCCTCTTCCCGCCATACATCGGCGAAAAACGAAAGAAAGGCAGTGCCAAGCCGTCGGTCGGGGCGGCAGGTGAAACGGCGCCGCCAGGCGAGAGGGATTGTCGAAACGGTGGTCATCGCCGCCGCATTGCTGGGCGCCTATGCTTTTTATATATATTGGCAGCTGGCGATGTAA
- the tilS gene encoding tRNA lysidine(34) synthetase TilS, whose protein sequence is MIDKVRAFIHRHQLLSEGAAVIVGVSGGPDSLALLHVFLSLRDEWKLQVIAAHVDHMFRGRESEEEMEFVKRFCVERRILCETAQIDVPAFQRSADLGAQEAARICRYRFFAELMEKHQAGYVAVGHHGDDQIETILMRLVRGSTSKGYAGIPVKRPFHGGYLIRPFLAVSRAEIEAYCRQMGLSPRRDPSNEKVDYTRNRFRHHIVPLLRQENPRLHERFQQYSEMMAEDEQFLEELAADALNKVMEKQHRDAALSIGPFLALPRPLQRRVLQLLLLRLYGGVPPTLTSVHIGHILMLCERGRPSGMIDLPKGLKVIRSYDRCLFTFGAESGEKGYWFELPVPALLPLPNGYAIISEFGEHYPRKQAGNDWFVVDPASVSLPLRVRTRRRGDRMVLKGTGGTKKLKEIFIEAKIPRMERDRWPIVEDADGRILWVPGLKKSALEAQNRGQARYILLHYQAMNS, encoded by the coding sequence ATGATCGACAAAGTGCGCGCCTTTATCCACAGGCATCAACTGCTTTCAGAAGGAGCGGCCGTCATCGTTGGCGTCTCCGGAGGCCCGGATTCGCTTGCGTTGCTGCACGTTTTTTTGTCGCTGCGCGACGAATGGAAGCTTCAGGTCATAGCGGCCCATGTTGACCACATGTTTCGTGGGCGGGAGTCAGAAGAAGAGATGGAGTTTGTGAAACGTTTTTGCGTGGAGCGCCGTATTTTATGTGAGACTGCGCAAATCGACGTCCCGGCCTTTCAGCGCAGCGCAGATCTCGGCGCCCAAGAGGCGGCGCGGATCTGCCGCTACCGCTTTTTTGCCGAACTGATGGAAAAGCATCAAGCGGGGTACGTCGCCGTAGGCCATCATGGCGACGATCAAATCGAGACGATTTTAATGCGGCTTGTGCGCGGCAGCACAAGCAAAGGATACGCTGGTATTCCCGTCAAACGGCCGTTTCACGGCGGCTATCTCATCCGTCCGTTTTTGGCTGTCAGCCGGGCGGAGATTGAAGCGTATTGCCGTCAGATGGGGCTGTCTCCACGCCGCGATCCGAGCAATGAAAAAGTCGATTATACGCGCAACCGGTTCCGCCATCATATTGTCCCGCTGCTCAGGCAGGAAAATCCGCGCCTGCACGAGCGGTTTCAGCAATACAGCGAAATGATGGCGGAAGATGAGCAATTTTTGGAGGAATTAGCCGCGGACGCGCTGAATAAAGTAATGGAAAAACAACATCGCGATGCGGCGCTTTCCATCGGACCATTTTTGGCGTTGCCGCGACCGCTGCAGCGCCGGGTGCTGCAGCTGTTGCTTCTCCGTCTTTATGGCGGCGTTCCGCCGACATTGACTTCCGTACATATCGGCCATATACTGATGCTTTGTGAGCGCGGCCGCCCTTCCGGAATGATTGATTTGCCAAAAGGGCTCAAAGTGATTCGCTCGTACGACCGCTGTTTGTTTACTTTTGGCGCAGAAAGCGGCGAGAAAGGCTATTGGTTTGAACTGCCGGTTCCGGCGCTATTGCCCCTCCCAAACGGCTATGCAATCATCAGTGAATTTGGGGAACACTATCCAAGAAAGCAGGCCGGGAATGATTGGTTCGTCGTGGATCCTGCTTCTGTCTCCTTGCCGCTTCGCGTGCGGACGCGTCGGCGCGGCGACCGGATGGTGCTTAAGGGGACGGGAGGCACGAAAAAATTGAAAGAAATTTTCATTGAAGCAAAAATTCCGCGGATGGAAAGGGATCGCTGGCCGATTGTCGAAGATGCCGACGGCCGCATCCTTTGGGTGCCTGGCTTGAAAAAATCGGCTTTGGAAGCGCAAAACCGTGGGCAAGCCCGCTATATTTTGCTGCACTATCAGGCGATGAACAGCTAG
- the hpt gene encoding hypoxanthine phosphoribosyltransferase, whose protein sequence is MGMKDDIQKVLITEEEIQAKVKELGGLLTKEYEGRFPLAVGVLKGAMPFMADLLKHIDTYLEMDFMDVSSYGNATVSSGEVKIVKDLNTSVEGRDILIIEDIIDSGLTLSYLVDLFRYRKANSIKIVTLLDKPSGRKADIQADYTGFTVPDEFVVGYGLDYAEKYRNLPFIGVLKPEVYQK, encoded by the coding sequence ATGGGGATGAAAGACGATATTCAAAAAGTGTTGATCACTGAAGAGGAAATTCAGGCAAAAGTCAAAGAACTCGGAGGTTTGTTAACGAAAGAATATGAAGGCCGTTTTCCGCTCGCTGTCGGCGTCCTCAAAGGGGCGATGCCGTTTATGGCCGACTTGCTCAAACATATTGATACATATTTGGAAATGGATTTTATGGACGTATCAAGCTATGGCAATGCAACCGTTTCATCCGGCGAAGTGAAAATCGTCAAAGACTTGAACACATCCGTCGAAGGACGGGATATTTTGATCATTGAGGATATTATTGACAGCGGGTTGACGCTCAGCTATTTGGTCGATTTGTTTCGCTACCGGAAGGCGAATTCGATCAAAATCGTCACGCTTCTTGACAAGCCGTCTGGACGGAAGGCGGACATTCAAGCCGATTACACCGGATTTACCGTCCCGGATGAATTCGTCGTCGGCTACGGGCTCGATTACGCGGAAAAATACCGCAACCTCCCGTTTATCGGCGTCTTAAAGCCGGAAGTGTACCAAAAGTAG